The following DNA comes from Pseudanabaena yagii GIHE-NHR1.
GAGCATTTCTGCAATCTGATTAGTTGAGATACTCAGAAAAAAGCTCATAAATCCCGATGCAATCAATGTGTAGGGGCGACCGAGTTTTGCCATAAATTCACTCATTAACCAAACTGCTGGGAGGCAAATTAAAGCCAATCGTGAGGCAGAGATTTGGCAAATGACCACACATCCTGCAATTCCTAACCAGCGTAACTTTTTATCCTTTTCATGAATAACCATGAAAAAATAAATGTTCGCCACAAAACCCGCAGCAGGAGCCCAAGGTGTATATAGTCGCCATCTGGGTTTCCCTTCACCAGGGTCTATTTCATACAGCATTACCTCAAAAAAAGCATCACTAGGTCCCCCGACAGCTCTCAGTGGTGAAACATAAAGCTTTTGAGGAAGATGCAAATAGAAAGCGAGGACAAATGGAATCGAAATTAATAAGCTTGTCCTACAAACCAGAGCCGCAGCGCGATACATTAGCTTTGGGCGAATTTTTAGACATCCTACTAAAGGATAAAGAGCTAACAAAGCCCATCCTTTTGCCCAACCAATTGTCGATTTGATAATTTCCCCTAGACCTAAGTAATTGTCCAAATGACCAATAACTAAAGCAACTTCCATCATCAACATTCCTCCAATCCATACCCAGATCGACCAAGGAATCCGAATTTTGTCTTCTTCAGGCGTATTTTCATCCTGCTTCCACAGCTCACGACAGAGATGGTAAAAGAGAATCCAAGCTACGGCTGCTCCGAGAATATATAATCCCCCGATAAAATAAAACCAATAAGTCCAAATAATCGCATACCAAATAATACGTTCGGCAAAATTTTCTGGCTGAATATTCTCTCGTTCACGTTTCATTGGACAACTTCCACAGGCTTAGATTTTGCTAGAACTACTTTTTGTTTAATTTCCTTGCGCCACCAGAGCATCACTAAACCTGTGGTGATCAAGATAGAACCAACCGTAGTTCCTAAAAATACTACAGTTGGCTGAGGGGCAGATTTTTTGTCAGGTAAGGATGGTTTGGAAAGAACCTGTACTAGGGGATAGGCTGTAAAAATATCTGATTTTGCTAAATTCATTTTAGCGAGGGTAGAGGCAAATACAGCTTCAGCAATTTGCACTTCACGTTGCAAATTATCTAAGCCGACCTGCTTTTGTACTAGAGACTGTAGGCGATCTTCTAATTGCGAAATTTGGTATTGGAGCGCCTCATTTTGAGCGATCGCTCCCTGTTGATCGACTTGAAAAGCAATGAGATCGCGAAAGAGGTTTTCTCGACTAGTGCCAGAGCTATCACCCAAGATTAAATGTTCTATATATTCTGTCGTAACTGCTTTGCGTAAGATGGCACTAGCTCGTTCAATCATGGCAGATTTGGCAGATATTTGCCTTGCTTGTTCTTTGACCACTAGGGGATGATTAACGCCCCATTTCGTGCGGATCACAGTTAATGTGGTATTTGCTTCGCTATAATCTCGGGCATTTTGTAAAAATTGGCGATCGGCATGGAGAACAAATGCATCTGTCACCTCAGGAACTGTTAGCCCCAAACTATCGGCTAGTTGTTGAAATCGACTGGAGATTTGCTCCTTTTGGGCAAATATTTCGGCTTTTTGTTTGCGAAGTGTTTCAATATTTGTAGACAGCTCGCCAACTTGATTTGATGAGCTTAGTCCTGAACTAGCTTTATAGGCAGATAGCTTTTTTTGAGCAATTTGTAATTTTTCTCTTGCTTCTTTTAAAGTCGCATCGGTATTTTCCCCACGTTTATCTATTTCCTCAGCCCTAAGCATATTCAGACGTGATTGGAGCGCCTCGATGATTGCTGTTGCGTTATCTCTGGCTTGCTCAGGGGTTTTTGCGCCTATTTCCAATTCCATAATGGAAGTATTATCAACTAGCTTGACCTTCGGTTTACCTAGCTTACTAATGGGGATTTTCTGAGTTTCAGCAGCAATTTCTAGGACACTCTCATCCGTGATGATAAATTGATAGTTTGCTCTCGGGTCCATACTTGTACCGCCAAAGGGCGAACTACTAGAAGCAGAAGTCTGTCCGATATCGGCAAGACTAACATTAACCCCCAACCCATTCCCTGGCATGATCATTGCCCATTTACTAATATAAACGGGTGGAGTGACTTTGAGATATAGCAGCGCTGCTCCCCATAGACCCGCATTAGCGATAACTCCGAGCGCAATATATCGCGAATATCGCAAAAAGTTATTTTTACCCAGCTTCATCAGATGGGGTAATCCTGAGGGAGCAATATCGGTCATTTCTTATTGCCTCCAAAAATATTAAATATGAGATTGAAGGGGTTCAGAAATTCACTAATTGTGGATAGGACATCGCGGACATCGGATGTGGTCGAGTCATAACAGGCTACGGTATCCTCAGGCATCAAGAATGGGTTGTCATTATCGTTTTTAGAAGTTCTCATGATTTCTTCGATGGAACGATCCCAAGAAACTGTTTCTCCTGTAACACGATTAACACGTACAAGTAACGCATGGCGATCATGGGCAGTCACTATTCCACCTGCACAGTTTGCAGAAACCACTGCCTGAGACAACCTTGCTCCATAGGGGAAAGAAGAACCATCAGATTTAATCGAAGAGCTAGAATTACTATCTGCCGATTTTGTCAGATTTGATAGAAATACGCGAATACCGGGGGGGGTAATTTGTGAAGGACGGACAAATTCATTCTGCGGTTCAGGTAATTTGGGAACAATAATGCGATCGCCTGCCACTAAAGGTACATCAACGACAGGCTCCCCCGTAAAAATACCCGTGAGGTCAACCTTGCGGTCTTTACCATTGCGAATCAAGCGAATTTCTTTAATGTTGGCATTGGGCATTACGCCGCCTGCCCCACGGAGAGCTGCCGTCAGATAACGTTCAGGTGGATAGTCTCCCGAAGATACACTTTGTTGTTGCGATCGATCCTCGGCTGATCTTGAGTTGACTATGATTCTTCCTGGTTGGAATGTTTCTCCTGAGACAGTGACTTGAATCGCTGACCATTGAAGGATACTTACGCTCACCTGTAAAAATTTGGGTTGAAAATATTGATTGGCGATTAAAGCATCATAAATCTTTTGCCTGACCTCACTAACTTCAAGCCCCTGTACTAAAAGTGGCTCCAAATATGGAACCTGTATTTTGCCGTCAAGATTAACTTCAAATACACCGCTAAACAAATCTCCTTCAGGAATTAAGACCCTGATGCGATCGCCTGCTGAAAGTGGAATTGCATTTACCTTAGCAACTATTGTCAATGACGCAGTAATTGATACGGCGATCATGCCTAAGGTAAATGAAACTACTTTTTGTGTATATTTAGCTAACCTCATGACAAGAGATACCCAATTATTACATCTAATTATAGCAGGAATTTTTTGGATCAAAAGTCACAATCATTTGGCTTTAAACTGCTTAGGATAATGATCTAAGCGATTTAACTATTGAGATTTACGAGGATTTGTGTAGGGTGCTAATTTCATGTTGGCAACTGGATAAAGTAAGATTTATAGAGCTTTATGTCATAAATTATTTGGTTGCAATTATAGTTGCTGTTTAGGTTGTTTCTTTGGTTTCTATTGCTATGGTGGTTTCCCTATCCATTACTCGCGAAATATAAGAAGATACCCAGACTGTATAGGCAGGTGAAGCAATACTATGGGTTAAGAAAACTGCGATCGCCACACCTAAGACTCCCCAATTAACTCCGATGAGCAAAGCGATCGCAAAAAATCCTGTAAATAGGATATTCCACATAAAGTCCCAATCGGGTTTATCAATTGCCCATAGTCCACTAGAAGCAGCATTAGCAAAGGGGCGGGGAATTGCTGACAGACAAATGAGAATCAATAAAGGTATAGCCGCAATCCATTTTTGCCCAAAGATCAACGGTACATAAAATGGAGCTAATGATGATTGTAAGAATACGAGGGGCAAGATAATCCAAGCGATACTTTTAAAGGATTTGAAATACCGTGATTTAAACTCACTAGGCTGACTACGTGCATCGCAGAGATGAGGAAATAGAGCTGTTTCTAGAGTGTTAATCGCACTCATGCTAATGCCTAGCCCTGCATTAAAAGCAAAGTAATATAATCCAAGCGCTTCCACACCCAAGAATCTTCCTGCAATCACATAATCTAGATTGTTAATCAAGGTATGCATTACTTTCACTCCTAGGACGCTACGCCCAAAACGAATAATTTCTTGCCATTTAGATAGGGTAAATTTATAAGTTGGTCGCCAAGGATGATTGCGATAGTATACGATTACCCATATTGGAGCTACTAATACTTTAGGCAAGACGATCGCCCACATTCCCCATCCTAAGAAGGCTAAGATGATTGTTAGTATATTATCCACAGAGACTTGAATGCCATTAGCTAAAGCTGAAACATGGAGACGATTTTCGCGATTAGCTAGAGAAGCTTGTACTAAAGCCATCGGAATCATCAAATATACCGTCGCCATTACGCAAATTGGTAAAATGATGCGCGGATCATTATAAAACCAACTGACTGGAAAAGCTGCAATGCATTGAGATAGAAACACTAGTCCGCATACGATCCAGTTGAGCCAATAGGAAGTCTCACAAAGTTCTGGCAAATCTGCCTCATCAGCTTGAACGATTTTTGCCCAAATTCCATTTTGTGTAAAGACATTCACAAATTCGTTGGTTGTCAGTACCAGTGCGGCTAACCCGTAATCTTCCTTAGTGAGCAACCTCGCCAACACAATAGTGGCTGCCAAACGGGAAACGCGGATGAATAGTTGTGACAAACCGAGCCAACCGAGATTGCGGAGAAAGCGATCGGCTAACTTTTCTTTAATTACTTTGATTATTTGCTGGACAGCCAAAATAGAGCCTCCCATTCAGCTAGATATCTTTCCCATGCGCCACGCACGGATTGTCTTCCCTGTTCTCCCCAACAGATCAGGGTTTGTGGCGAGGTTTGATGAATATGAACAACTTTAGCGATCGCTTCTTTAATTTCCTCTACATTTGCCTCCACAACTAATCCACAATCTTTGACCTGCTCAGTTAAGCCATCAACCCTTGTCACAATGACAGGCTTGCCAGCCGCTTTAGCTTCTAAACAAACATTTCCCCAAGGCTCCCACCGTGAAGGGATAACAACGACATCACAGGTTCCCAAAAATTGCGGTACGTTGGCTAACTTGCCCACAAATTGAATACGGTGATCGCCATCCGCCATTTTGCGAAGGTTCTGTTCATGCTCACCATAACCTCCAACTAATAATTCTAAATCTAGACTAGGCAACTCCTGTATGGCTCTGAGAAGCAGATCAATCCCCTTCTGAGCAGAAAATCGTCCGTAGACTCCTAAGATCAATTTATCTCCCAAAGGTTTACTTGGTAATACAACGAAGTCTTCTAAGTTGCGACATTGCTGAATGACAGTCAAATTTCTAGGCTTAACTAATTTATGTTTCAGCATCCATTTCATCTGTCCATAGGAAACAGCAATCACACGATTAGCGATCGCATAGGCTATTTTCAGCATTAGCCGAAATCGCCATTTCTGAGAAACATTGAGAGATTCAAAGCATTCTGAATAATGATGTTCTTGAATTACTAACTTACTTCGCATTCGCAAACGCAATAAAGTTAGGAGGAATTTCCATGAGCTAGCATCATGAACAATCGTTAGATCAGGTCTAAATTTCGATTTTGTATGTTTAGATAGAGCTTCCTGAGGGCTAATCAGTGCAAAGCTAAATTTCTGAGCAAGGGAAGATTCTAGCAAGCTATTCACCGATGCTGTGACTCCACCAACATTGCGATCAATTAGTACAGAAAGAATTTTAGGCTTCATAAGTTTCTACTTCTTTCTCTTCCTAGTGATCTTTTCTGACAGTTGATCCCATTCCATAAGATATCGTTCCCATGAATTATTGACATCTGCTCTACCATTTGCTCCCCAAGCAACTAGAGTTTGAGGGGAGTTTTGGTAGATATTCACTACTTTCGCGATCGCTTCTTTTAAAGATGTGGCTGTTGGCTCAGCAACAAGTCCACAGTTCTTAATTTGCTCAGGTAGACCATCAACATTTGTAACGATAACGGGTTTAGCTGCTGCCTTTGCTTCTACACAGACATTCCCCCAAGGCTCCCATCGCGAAGGAATCAATACCACATCACAGGATTCCAAAAATTGCGGCACATTACTTAACTTACCGACAAATTGAATGCGGTGATCGCCTTCTGCCATTTGATATAACATCTGTTCATGTTCACCATAGCCGCCGATTAATAGTTCTACATCCAAATCTGGTAAAGCTTGCATAGCTGCGAGTACAAGCTCGACTCCCTTTTGGTTAGAGAACCTGCCATAGACTCCAAAGATTAACTTCTCTCCTAAGGGTTTAATCGGTAAAGACAAGAAATTATCAAGAGTGCGACATTGTTGAATTACGGTTAGTTTCTCAGGCTTCACGAGCTTATGCTCTAACATCCAATCACCTTGAGCATGGGATACTGCCACAACGTAATTGGCGATCACATGGGCTAGCTTTAAGGCAAGGCGAAAGCGCTGTTTATTGGGAACATTAATCGCCTCAAAGGATTTTGAATAATGGTGATCGTGAATGAGGACTTGACCATGCGATCGCAATCGCCACAAAACTGGCAAAATTTTCCAAGCCGAAGGATCGTGCATAATGATCAGGTCAGGCTTTAAATCTGACATTTGTGCTAGAGCTTCGTTGGGTGTGAGCAAAAGAAAGTCGTATTTCTCAGACAGATGCGATCGCATTAAACTGTTAGTGCAAGCAGTTACTCCTCCCACATTGCGATCGCTAAGTAAGTGTAAAATTTTAGGCTTCATAGAACTAATCCTGATGCGATCTCAACTTCTGTATTACAAAACTTCTGATATCCCCTGTTTCTGATTACTATTCCCTTATCCTATGTTCATTCAAGGGTGAAGTTATCACAATCCGCAGATTTGCTGATCAATATATTCAATATATTTTGTAGAGATATTTTGTAGAGCGTCGAAGGAAGTTGCGCTACAAAATATCCTTACTGTTCATCGCTTAGATGTAGCTAAAAACCCAGAAGAGAGTTGTGGCGCGAAGCGCCACAACTCTCTTCTGGGTTTTGTTTTTGACTAACTACTGTTATAACTAACTAAAATGGCTTACCAATTTTTAAAGAAAAGGGCTAAAATTGAAGACAACTTATGTTTTTTGTGCTTTTTACTGCTTAGCAAAACAAATCACAAAATGACTTAAGAGTATTTCTATCGTTACCTTTTCATATTAACCATTCATGAATTAACGCATTATGTCTACATCAGTAACACCTCAAGAGTCTAACGTTGCTCAGGATCGCATTATCTTTTTTGACACCACACTACGCGACGGTGAACAGTCCCCCGGCGCAACCCTGAACGTGGAGCAAAAACTGCTAATCGCCCAGCAACTGGCTCGACTTGGTGTAGACATTATTGAGGCAGGTTTTCCCTTCGCAAGTAAAGGTGATTTTCATGCAGTTCAAGAAATCGCCAAGCTCGTTGGTACGGAAAATGGCCCAACGATTTGCGGTTTAGCGCGTGCTACTAAAGGCGACATTGATGCGGCAGCAGAGGCAGTCAAACCTGCGGCAAAAGGAAGAATTCATACTTTCCTTGCAACTTCTGATATTCACTTGGAGTACAAGCTCCGTAAAACTCGCGCTGAAGTCTTGGCAATCGTGCCTGAGATGGTTGCCTATGCCAAATCTAAAGTTGCCGATGTCGAATTTTCGCCAGAAGATGCAGGTCGCTCCGATCCTGAATTTCTCTATCAAGTATTAGAAGCTGCGATCGCCGCAGGTGCATCAACGGTAAATATCCCCGACACCGTTGGTTACTTAACTCCATCAGAATTTGGAGCCTTGATTAAGGGTATTAAGGATAATGTCCGCAATATTGATCA
Coding sequences within:
- a CDS encoding GumC family protein, whose translation is MTDIAPSGLPHLMKLGKNNFLRYSRYIALGVIANAGLWGAALLYLKVTPPVYISKWAMIMPGNGLGVNVSLADIGQTSASSSSPFGGTSMDPRANYQFIITDESVLEIAAETQKIPISKLGKPKVKLVDNTSIMELEIGAKTPEQARDNATAIIEALQSRLNMLRAEEIDKRGENTDATLKEAREKLQIAQKKLSAYKASSGLSSSNQVGELSTNIETLRKQKAEIFAQKEQISSRFQQLADSLGLTVPEVTDAFVLHADRQFLQNARDYSEANTTLTVIRTKWGVNHPLVVKEQARQISAKSAMIERASAILRKAVTTEYIEHLILGDSSGTSRENLFRDLIAFQVDQQGAIAQNEALQYQISQLEDRLQSLVQKQVGLDNLQREVQIAEAVFASTLAKMNLAKSDIFTAYPLVQVLSKPSLPDKKSAPQPTVVFLGTTVGSILITTGLVMLWWRKEIKQKVVLAKSKPVEVVQ
- a CDS encoding glycosyltransferase family 4 protein; translated protein: MKPKILSVLIDRNVGGVTASVNSLLESSLAQKFSFALISPQEALSKHTKSKFRPDLTIVHDASSWKFLLTLLRLRMRSKLVIQEHHYSECFESLNVSQKWRFRLMLKIAYAIANRVIAVSYGQMKWMLKHKLVKPRNLTVIQQCRNLEDFVVLPSKPLGDKLILGVYGRFSAQKGIDLLLRAIQELPSLDLELLVGGYGEHEQNLRKMADGDHRIQFVGKLANVPQFLGTCDVVVIPSRWEPWGNVCLEAKAAGKPVIVTRVDGLTEQVKDCGLVVEANVEEIKEAIAKVVHIHQTSPQTLICWGEQGRQSVRGAWERYLAEWEALFWLSSK
- a CDS encoding O-antigen ligase domain-containing protein, giving the protein MKRERENIQPENFAERIIWYAIIWTYWFYFIGGLYILGAAVAWILFYHLCRELWKQDENTPEEDKIRIPWSIWVWIGGMLMMEVALVIGHLDNYLGLGEIIKSTIGWAKGWALLALYPLVGCLKIRPKLMYRAAALVCRTSLLISIPFVLAFYLHLPQKLYVSPLRAVGGPSDAFFEVMLYEIDPGEGKPRWRLYTPWAPAAGFVANIYFFMVIHEKDKKLRWLGIAGCVVICQISASRLALICLPAVWLMSEFMAKLGRPYTLIASGFMSFFLSISTNQIAEMLHDFSEKFTAARKDSSRVRAALGRIAVYRWEKEAPIWGHGVVVKGPHMVEFMPIGSHHSWFGLLYVKGIVGYISLAVPMACGFIHMLYLSQRSIPAKVGLCMVMVLFFYTFGENLEILAYLFWPGLVMMGIGAQPKYLEPEVEQINKLEESL
- a CDS encoding polysaccharide biosynthesis/export family protein, whose product is MRLAKYTQKVVSFTLGMIAVSITASLTIVAKVNAIPLSAGDRIRVLIPEGDLFSGVFEVNLDGKIQVPYLEPLLVQGLEVSEVRQKIYDALIANQYFQPKFLQVSVSILQWSAIQVTVSGETFQPGRIIVNSRSAEDRSQQQSVSSGDYPPERYLTAALRGAGGVMPNANIKEIRLIRNGKDRKVDLTGIFTGEPVVDVPLVAGDRIIVPKLPEPQNEFVRPSQITPPGIRVFLSNLTKSADSNSSSSIKSDGSSFPYGARLSQAVVSANCAGGIVTAHDRHALLVRVNRVTGETVSWDRSIEEIMRTSKNDNDNPFLMPEDTVACYDSTTSDVRDVLSTISEFLNPFNLIFNIFGGNKK
- a CDS encoding lipopolysaccharide biosynthesis protein — its product is MGGSILAVQQIIKVIKEKLADRFLRNLGWLGLSQLFIRVSRLAATIVLARLLTKEDYGLAALVLTTNEFVNVFTQNGIWAKIVQADEADLPELCETSYWLNWIVCGLVFLSQCIAAFPVSWFYNDPRIILPICVMATVYLMIPMALVQASLANRENRLHVSALANGIQVSVDNILTIILAFLGWGMWAIVLPKVLVAPIWVIVYYRNHPWRPTYKFTLSKWQEIIRFGRSVLGVKVMHTLINNLDYVIAGRFLGVEALGLYYFAFNAGLGISMSAINTLETALFPHLCDARSQPSEFKSRYFKSFKSIAWIILPLVFLQSSLAPFYVPLIFGQKWIAAIPLLILICLSAIPRPFANAASSGLWAIDKPDWDFMWNILFTGFFAIALLIGVNWGVLGVAIAVFLTHSIASPAYTVWVSSYISRVMDRETTIAIETKETT
- a CDS encoding glycosyltransferase family 4 protein gives rise to the protein MKPKILHLLSDRNVGGVTACTNSLMRSHLSEKYDFLLLTPNEALAQMSDLKPDLIIMHDPSAWKILPVLWRLRSHGQVLIHDHHYSKSFEAINVPNKQRFRLALKLAHVIANYVVAVSHAQGDWMLEHKLVKPEKLTVIQQCRTLDNFLSLPIKPLGEKLIFGVYGRFSNQKGVELVLAAMQALPDLDVELLIGGYGEHEQMLYQMAEGDHRIQFVGKLSNVPQFLESCDVVLIPSRWEPWGNVCVEAKAAAKPVIVTNVDGLPEQIKNCGLVAEPTATSLKEAIAKVVNIYQNSPQTLVAWGANGRADVNNSWERYLMEWDQLSEKITRKRKK